Proteins co-encoded in one Nonlabens agnitus genomic window:
- the def gene encoding peptide deformylase: MMVSKIYLVAVVFLGSFAFAKAQKSTNQFTKEQQSMIMDAGTTVPMRVFKITKESDSLLLRKNSIAVDVDPKDATLKRLVDRMYATVRDSLSLGAGIAAPQVGILKRIAWVQRFDKPDFPFEVILNPVIKQYSEKKQECAEGCLSIPDRRETLNSRAYAILVEYDTMDAGHKIEMVEDFTAVIFQHEIDHLNGILYLDHLAQEQRDAERSN; this comes from the coding sequence ATGATGGTTTCAAAAATATACCTCGTTGCAGTAGTGTTTTTGGGAAGTTTCGCTTTCGCGAAAGCGCAAAAATCCACCAACCAGTTCACTAAAGAACAGCAAAGCATGATCATGGATGCTGGAACGACAGTACCCATGCGCGTTTTCAAGATTACCAAAGAGTCTGACTCGCTGCTGTTGCGCAAGAATAGTATCGCAGTTGATGTCGATCCCAAGGATGCAACCCTTAAAAGACTGGTGGATCGCATGTACGCCACCGTGCGCGATAGCCTGTCGCTAGGTGCTGGTATCGCCGCGCCGCAAGTTGGGATTTTAAAACGTATCGCTTGGGTGCAACGTTTTGACAAGCCTGATTTCCCGTTTGAGGTAATCTTAAATCCAGTGATCAAACAGTACTCTGAAAAGAAGCAAGAATGTGCAGAAGGCTGTCTTTCCATTCCTGATCGACGCGAGACGCTTAATTCACGAGCCTACGCGATCCTGGTAGAATATGATACGATGGATGCAGGTCATAAAATCGAGATGGTAGAAGACTTTACCGCGGTGATTTTCCAGCATGAGATTGACCACTTGAATGGAATTCTATATCTGGATCACCTAGCGCAGGAACAGCGTGATGCAGAGCGCTCCAATTAA
- a CDS encoding CocE/NonD family hydrolase gives MKNIFVTVLLVVGFAFAKAQSSSTYVQDNYTKTVQYIPMRDGVKLYTVIYAPKDTSKKYPIMMQRTCYSVAPYGENEFKRSLGPNKYMMEDGYIFVYQDVRGRWMSEGTFNNMTPNIPGNDIKNTKDIDESSDTYDTIDWLVNNLKNTNKKVGQWGISYPGFYTAAALPDAHPALVASSPQAPIGDFFFDDFHHMGATLQSYLMAYPVFGHQTEGPTTESWYNDKWEAMRAAGNTKDSYAYNMALGPLKNVTENIYPDNEFWKQVTEHPNYDEFWQKRSIVNHLENVDHSVMTVGGWFDAEDLYGPLTIYKNVERNNPKNKNNTIVMGPWSHGNWAREPGTQMVNHIVFGDSISTFYQRNIETPFFEHHLKGAKNPQLPEAYMFDTGLKQWEQFNVWPPKQEQIVFGFGKNGKLLMNEKEDETASFDYVSDPAHPVPFRSEVTPVTFTPRAYMTDDQRHASRRPDVLTFQTDVLEDDTRLAGEIQANLDVILKDITDADFIVKVIDVYPDTMQNEEKTPDHVTLAGYQQLVRAETFRGRFRNDFSKPEAFVKGQKTSVNFPLQDVLHTFKKGHRIMIQIHSTWFPYIDRNPQKYVDNIFDATEEDFTAGTVQILGSSEVSVGKRPNFEITPSSPKN, from the coding sequence ATGAAAAACATTTTCGTTACCGTATTGTTGGTTGTTGGGTTCGCTTTCGCGAAAGCGCAATCCTCATCCACCTATGTACAAGACAATTACACTAAAACCGTACAATACATTCCGATGCGTGATGGTGTGAAGCTGTACACCGTAATCTATGCGCCAAAGGACACCTCAAAAAAATATCCCATAATGATGCAACGCACCTGCTATAGTGTGGCGCCTTATGGTGAGAATGAATTCAAGAGATCATTGGGTCCCAACAAATACATGATGGAAGATGGCTACATTTTTGTCTATCAAGATGTGCGCGGTCGATGGATGAGTGAAGGTACCTTTAACAACATGACACCTAATATTCCAGGGAATGATATCAAGAACACTAAGGATATCGATGAAAGTTCAGACACCTATGATACGATTGACTGGCTGGTGAATAACCTTAAGAACACCAATAAGAAAGTAGGTCAATGGGGTATTTCCTATCCAGGATTCTACACCGCAGCGGCCTTGCCAGATGCGCATCCGGCACTAGTGGCCTCATCACCACAAGCACCTATTGGTGATTTCTTTTTTGATGACTTTCATCACATGGGCGCCACTTTGCAAAGCTATTTGATGGCCTATCCAGTATTTGGACATCAAACGGAAGGACCAACTACAGAGAGCTGGTACAACGATAAATGGGAAGCCATGCGAGCTGCAGGAAACACAAAGGACTCTTATGCCTATAACATGGCGTTGGGCCCTTTAAAAAACGTGACCGAGAATATTTATCCAGACAACGAATTCTGGAAGCAAGTAACAGAACATCCCAACTATGACGAGTTCTGGCAAAAAAGATCCATCGTCAATCATCTGGAGAACGTGGACCATTCGGTCATGACCGTAGGTGGATGGTTTGATGCAGAGGATTTGTATGGACCGTTAACCATCTATAAAAATGTGGAACGCAACAATCCAAAAAACAAAAACAACACCATCGTGATGGGTCCATGGAGCCACGGTAACTGGGCTCGTGAACCAGGCACGCAAATGGTTAACCACATCGTTTTTGGTGACAGTATCTCGACATTTTACCAGCGTAATATTGAAACACCATTCTTTGAGCATCACTTAAAAGGTGCCAAGAATCCGCAGTTGCCAGAAGCTTATATGTTTGATACAGGCTTGAAGCAATGGGAACAGTTCAATGTATGGCCGCCTAAACAAGAGCAGATCGTTTTTGGTTTTGGCAAAAACGGCAAATTGTTGATGAACGAAAAAGAAGACGAGACCGCTAGCTTTGATTATGTTAGCGATCCTGCTCATCCAGTACCTTTTCGTAGTGAGGTAACGCCGGTGACTTTCACGCCTCGTGCCTACATGACAGACGACCAGCGCCATGCCTCTAGAAGACCTGATGTGCTTACTTTCCAGACAGACGTCCTAGAAGATGACACCAGACTTGCAGGCGAGATACAAGCCAATCTGGACGTGATTCTCAAGGACATCACAGATGCAGATTTTATCGTCAAGGTCATCGATGTCTATCCAGACACCATGCAAAATGAGGAAAAGACTCCAGACCATGTGACTCTCGCGGGATACCAACAATTGGTACGTGCAGAGACTTTTAGAGGCCGTTTCCGTAATGACTTTTCAAAGCCAGAAGCTTTTGTAAAAGGTCAAAAAACATCAGTGAACTTTCCATTGCAGGATGTACTGCATACCTTCAAAAAAGGGCACCGCATCATGATCCAGATTCACAGCACCTGGTTTCCATACATTGACAGAAATCCACAGAAATACGTGGACAACATCTTTGACGCGACCGAGGAAGACTTTACAGCAGGAACCGTTCAGATTTTGGGTTCTAGCGAGGTAAGCGTAGGCAAGAGACCAAACTTTGAGATCACGCCTTCCAGCCCTAAAAATTAA
- a CDS encoding M13 family metallopeptidase encodes MKHHWSAVRSLMIIAIITVFASCKDEKETEIAENNTYPGIDFTAMDTLVSPKDDFYRYVNGTWIDSTEIPADQTVWGGFNKLRKQTDADVLAILRKAEKDENLDPASDQAKAVYLFQSIVDTENRDNTGYEPLLPYLQQVDAVTNINQLPELLGDLSAYGINGLISFYASPDAKDTNINVAQLGTGSLGMAREYYVEQDEDSKQKLEKYKQHVARMLSLTGTDSLAAKTTAAEIVAFEGKLAKPMMNKVSSRNPLLSYNPMPKENLKKLVPAMDWERYFETLGVKDFDTIIVSQPDYLKSLQPMIAQKNLPVIKDYLKWTIINRSASSLSSTLEDANWDFYSKTMRGAVEQEPLEERALDVVNGTVGEALGKLYVDEKFPKEAKDKALEMIDYVKKAYEVRINALDWMSADTKKKAIDKLNGMTIKIGYPDKWKDYSALEIKSPENGGTLFDNMMAVSKWNRQDNLNDLGESVDKTEWFMSPQTVNAYYNPYYNEIVFPAAILQPPFYDYNADAAINFGGMGAVIGHEISHGFDDSGARFDASGNMTNWWTDEDNTKFEGLGTNLADQYSAIEVMPDVFINGKFTLGENIGDLGGVNAAYDALQMWLDDKGRPEEDIDGFTQEQRFFISWATVWRTKMRDEALQQRIKGDTHSPGMYRGYVPLQNIQAFYDAFDIKEGDGMYVKPEDRVIIW; translated from the coding sequence ATGAAACACCATTGGAGCGCTGTTAGATCACTTATGATCATAGCCATAATCACCGTTTTCGCATCCTGTAAAGATGAAAAGGAAACCGAAATCGCTGAAAACAACACCTATCCCGGCATAGACTTTACCGCCATGGATACCTTAGTGAGTCCTAAGGATGACTTTTATAGATATGTCAACGGTACCTGGATCGATTCAACCGAAATTCCAGCAGACCAAACCGTTTGGGGCGGCTTCAACAAGCTGCGCAAGCAAACAGACGCAGACGTACTTGCCATTCTAAGAAAAGCTGAAAAAGATGAGAATCTAGACCCAGCGTCTGACCAGGCAAAGGCTGTGTACCTGTTTCAATCCATCGTCGATACAGAAAATCGTGACAACACGGGCTACGAACCTCTTCTTCCCTATTTACAGCAGGTCGATGCGGTGACTAACATCAACCAATTGCCAGAATTGCTAGGTGATCTTTCCGCTTACGGGATTAACGGTTTGATATCATTCTATGCATCACCAGATGCCAAGGACACCAACATCAACGTTGCACAATTAGGAACAGGTAGCCTAGGAATGGCACGTGAATACTATGTGGAACAGGACGAAGATAGCAAGCAAAAGCTTGAAAAATACAAGCAACACGTGGCTCGCATGTTGAGCCTAACAGGAACGGATAGTCTTGCTGCAAAAACCACCGCTGCAGAAATTGTAGCCTTTGAAGGGAAATTAGCCAAGCCTATGATGAATAAGGTTTCTAGTAGAAACCCTTTGCTATCTTACAATCCTATGCCTAAAGAAAACTTGAAAAAACTGGTTCCAGCGATGGACTGGGAACGTTATTTTGAAACCTTAGGTGTAAAGGATTTTGATACCATTATCGTTTCACAACCAGATTATTTGAAATCCCTACAGCCTATGATCGCGCAAAAGAATCTGCCAGTGATCAAGGATTATTTAAAATGGACCATCATCAATCGATCGGCCAGCAGCTTGTCCAGCACCTTGGAAGATGCCAACTGGGATTTTTACAGCAAAACGATGCGCGGTGCCGTAGAACAAGAACCTTTGGAAGAACGTGCCCTAGATGTGGTCAATGGAACTGTTGGTGAAGCTTTGGGTAAACTGTATGTAGATGAAAAATTCCCTAAAGAAGCAAAGGACAAAGCTTTAGAGATGATCGACTATGTCAAGAAAGCTTATGAAGTGCGCATCAATGCCTTAGACTGGATGAGTGCAGACACCAAGAAAAAAGCCATTGACAAACTTAACGGCATGACGATCAAAATAGGATATCCCGACAAGTGGAAGGATTACAGCGCTCTGGAAATAAAAAGCCCAGAAAATGGCGGTACTCTTTTTGACAACATGATGGCGGTAAGCAAATGGAACCGTCAAGATAACCTCAACGATTTAGGCGAGTCTGTGGATAAGACAGAATGGTTCATGTCTCCACAAACAGTGAACGCCTACTACAATCCATATTATAACGAGATTGTTTTCCCGGCAGCGATTCTACAACCACCCTTTTATGATTATAACGCAGATGCGGCGATCAACTTTGGCGGTATGGGCGCAGTAATTGGCCACGAGATCTCTCACGGTTTTGATGACAGTGGCGCTCGTTTTGACGCATCTGGAAACATGACCAACTGGTGGACAGACGAGGATAACACAAAATTTGAAGGATTGGGAACCAACCTTGCAGACCAGTACAGCGCCATTGAAGTAATGCCAGATGTTTTCATCAACGGTAAGTTCACTTTAGGCGAGAATATCGGCGATCTAGGCGGTGTGAATGCGGCCTATGATGCCCTACAAATGTGGCTGGACGATAAAGGCAGACCAGAAGAAGATATTGATGGATTTACTCAAGAGCAACGCTTTTTCATAAGCTGGGCAACGGTATGGCGTACCAAGATGCGTGATGAGGCACTCCAACAGCGCATCAAGGGTGATACTCACTCACCTGGTATGTATCGTGGCTATGTGCCGCTTCAAAATATCCAGGCGTTCTATGATGCTTTTGACATCAAAGAAGGCGACGGAATGTACGTCAAACCAGAAGATCGCGTGATAATCTGGTAA
- a CDS encoding T9SS type A sorting domain-containing protein — MRIITLIILLVSFTVSGQLGTDAPWMKDIAVQKSTGEIKYDQVKMAGEQYWSSHNKNAKGSGYKPFLRWLERAKPYVKPDGTVQSGQEVAEQLLGFVQPKDGHVDTSNWNPVGPFTYENTSSWSPGQGRINTIAVDPNNSDVYYVGAPSGGLWKSTTAGQHWTPLTDFLSQIGVSAIAIDATDSNVVYIGTGDDDAGDSSSIGMLKSTNGGDSFTTTGLTFNDPGANISEIYIDPSNNDNLYIASNKGLFKSMNAGTTVKKIFSGNVKDVKINTSNPNIIYLATPNSFFKSVDAGETFTQINLGLPTGITRMVIGVTKADASVVYILAAGVENSFMGVYQSTDGGDSFARKDDGVDILENKQAWYNLALEVSQSDANVIYTGALNVWKSVDGGSNFDRINTWNNPESPTYTHADIHQIREFNGELFVLSDGGVYRSSNEATSFTDLTSGLQIGQFYRIAVGSKSSSNITGGLQDNGGFTRSGNTWKNFHGADGMDAGIDPNNSDVRYSFTQFGSGLYITDDAGSFKKKIEGPTQGNWITPLKTTSTGDIYAGYNKLYKVDGDRFVAVSSSFTGNIDVLEIDPINEDIMYVAVDAQLFRSTDGGKEFTWIKELPGEITAIEVNNNNDNILYVATGSAYGKIMMSNDMGANFEDITSNLPHLGKNTLAHLANSADNALFVGTTVGIFKYLEASGNWVKFSNNLPNVNVRDIEINPNDMIMTAGTYGRGVWQTKVEFVQPMDDIRMKSASNNDGGSIDCGSNIVDVLLENTGMNPINKVTLTYSINGGADLSRNYELEIDPQEEVIVTIDDLNLEPGSYTLRLQVSADNDEFLSNNFKTLTIVQNNSANLNRNYGFEQETLVTLNEKSANVLWERGTPKGRLLNKAADGQQVYATNLDGNYTDLTVAYLYTGCYNLADVDTAQFKFDMAYDLEQDWDIFYVQYSTDNGNNWNLLGNADDENWYSSNKSNEGNNCFSCQGGQWTGTNSQMTTYKTSLDDLVGNERVIFRFVFHSDQSINQEGVVLDNVMITGKNTSTNAKQELQYTVYPNPSNGIFNLNWKMDSEYNYQVTDITGKQILRSATIDNKKETLDLTGFAPGMYFLTLSSNGDSTTQKLLVR; from the coding sequence ATGAGAATCATTACTTTAATTATCCTACTAGTATCTTTTACGGTTTCGGGCCAATTGGGAACCGATGCTCCATGGATGAAAGACATCGCGGTACAAAAAAGTACTGGCGAGATCAAGTATGATCAGGTCAAAATGGCTGGAGAACAATACTGGTCTTCTCATAACAAAAACGCCAAAGGAAGTGGTTACAAACCATTCCTAAGATGGCTTGAAAGAGCAAAACCTTACGTAAAACCTGATGGTACTGTACAGTCAGGTCAAGAAGTAGCTGAGCAACTTCTAGGGTTTGTGCAACCCAAAGATGGTCACGTAGATACATCCAACTGGAATCCAGTTGGACCTTTTACTTATGAAAACACTTCTTCCTGGTCACCTGGTCAAGGAAGAATAAATACTATAGCGGTAGATCCTAATAACAGTGATGTGTATTATGTGGGCGCACCTTCTGGTGGCTTGTGGAAATCTACCACTGCAGGTCAACACTGGACTCCACTAACTGATTTTCTTTCCCAAATAGGAGTTAGCGCTATCGCAATTGACGCTACTGATTCTAACGTTGTGTATATAGGAACTGGTGATGATGACGCTGGTGATTCTTCAAGCATAGGAATGCTTAAGTCTACTAATGGTGGCGACAGCTTTACAACAACTGGACTTACTTTTAATGATCCTGGTGCCAATATAAGCGAGATTTATATTGATCCATCTAACAATGACAACCTCTACATTGCATCCAACAAGGGATTGTTCAAATCCATGAACGCAGGAACTACCGTGAAGAAAATTTTTAGCGGTAACGTAAAGGATGTCAAGATAAATACGAGTAACCCCAACATTATATACCTAGCAACGCCCAACTCTTTCTTTAAGTCGGTTGATGCTGGTGAGACTTTTACCCAAATCAATTTAGGATTACCTACGGGCATCACTAGAATGGTGATAGGTGTTACAAAAGCAGATGCGTCAGTAGTCTATATTCTGGCAGCAGGTGTTGAAAACAGCTTCATGGGCGTTTACCAGTCTACTGATGGTGGTGATTCTTTTGCTAGAAAAGACGATGGTGTTGATATTCTTGAGAATAAACAAGCTTGGTACAACCTAGCTTTGGAAGTATCACAATCTGATGCCAATGTAATTTATACTGGAGCACTCAACGTGTGGAAGTCTGTTGATGGCGGTAGTAATTTTGATCGCATCAACACTTGGAACAATCCAGAATCACCTACCTACACACATGCAGACATTCACCAAATAAGAGAGTTTAATGGTGAGCTGTTTGTTCTTTCTGATGGTGGTGTTTATAGAAGTAGTAACGAGGCCACCTCATTTACAGATCTGACCAGTGGTCTTCAAATAGGCCAATTTTATCGTATCGCTGTAGGGTCTAAATCCAGTAGCAATATCACTGGTGGTTTACAGGATAATGGTGGGTTTACTCGCAGTGGCAATACCTGGAAAAATTTTCATGGAGCTGATGGGATGGATGCTGGTATAGATCCTAACAACTCTGATGTACGTTACAGTTTTACACAGTTTGGTTCTGGTCTTTACATTACAGACGACGCTGGATCATTTAAGAAGAAAATAGAAGGACCTACACAAGGGAACTGGATCACTCCTCTTAAAACTACCAGCACAGGTGATATCTATGCTGGTTATAACAAATTATACAAAGTAGACGGCGATAGGTTTGTAGCCGTATCCTCAAGCTTTACGGGTAATATCGATGTTTTGGAAATCGATCCTATCAATGAAGATATCATGTATGTGGCGGTTGATGCGCAATTGTTTAGAAGTACAGATGGTGGTAAGGAATTTACCTGGATCAAAGAACTTCCTGGAGAAATCACAGCGATTGAAGTAAACAACAATAACGATAATATCCTTTATGTAGCTACCGGATCAGCTTATGGTAAAATAATGATGAGCAATGATATGGGTGCTAACTTTGAAGACATTACTTCTAATTTACCACACTTAGGTAAAAACACTTTGGCTCACCTGGCAAACAGTGCAGACAATGCCTTATTTGTTGGAACAACGGTAGGTATTTTCAAATATCTGGAAGCGTCTGGAAATTGGGTTAAGTTTTCCAATAATCTTCCTAATGTAAATGTTCGTGACATCGAGATCAATCCTAATGATATGATCATGACCGCTGGAACCTATGGTCGTGGTGTATGGCAAACTAAAGTAGAGTTTGTACAACCTATGGATGACATTCGCATGAAATCTGCCTCTAACAATGATGGTGGTTCCATCGATTGTGGCAGTAACATCGTAGATGTTCTGCTTGAGAATACAGGTATGAATCCTATCAACAAAGTAACTCTTACTTATTCCATCAATGGTGGTGCAGACCTATCTAGAAATTACGAGCTAGAAATCGACCCTCAAGAAGAAGTAATCGTCACTATTGATGATTTAAATCTTGAACCAGGATCGTACACTCTTAGATTACAAGTATCTGCAGACAACGATGAATTTTTGAGCAACAATTTCAAAACATTGACCATCGTTCAAAACAATTCTGCAAATCTTAACCGGAACTACGGTTTTGAACAAGAAACTCTGGTTACTTTAAATGAGAAAAGCGCAAACGTCCTTTGGGAGCGCGGTACTCCTAAAGGCAGATTGTTGAATAAGGCGGCAGATGGTCAACAAGTATATGCCACAAATCTAGATGGTAATTATACAGACCTAACCGTAGCCTACCTATACACTGGATGCTACAACCTAGCTGATGTAGATACGGCCCAGTTCAAGTTTGATATGGCCTATGACCTAGAGCAGGATTGGGATATATTCTATGTGCAATACTCGACAGATAATGGGAATAACTGGAACCTACTAGGCAATGCAGATGATGAAAACTGGTACAGCTCAAACAAATCAAATGAAGGCAATAACTGCTTTAGCTGTCAAGGTGGACAATGGACAGGTACTAACAGCCAGATGACCACTTACAAGACCTCACTGGACGATCTTGTAGGTAACGAACGTGTCATTTTTAGATTTGTGTTTCACTCTGATCAGTCGATCAATCAAGAAGGTGTTGTGCTTGATAATGTTATGATCACAGGAAAAAACACCAGCACAAATGCAAAGCAGGAGCTTCAGTACACCGTTTATCCTAATCCATCCAACGGTATTTTCAACCTTAATTGGAAAATGGATAGTGAATATAACTATCAGGTAACAGACATCACGGGCAAGCAAATCTTGCGATCTGCAACGATCGACAATAAAAAAGAAACATTGGACCTTACTGGTTTCGCACCAGGAATGTACTTCTTGACCCTATCATCTAACGGCGACTCGACAACTCAAAAACTACTAGTACGCTAA